A region of Lacinutrix sp. Hel_I_90 DNA encodes the following proteins:
- a CDS encoding retropepsin-like aspartic protease, which yields MENKLKDFLLKNSYKKIKLKLTKTNHLEVKATLNGVKGLFILDTGASSSCIGFADTTFFNLKVKDSEIKAAGAGATNMLTQISNSNTLKIGRWKTKKLKLVLFDLVHVNTALVAHNAAPVHGIIGADILKKGKAIIDYDKKYLYLKPLK from the coding sequence ATGGAAAATAAACTAAAAGACTTTCTACTTAAAAATTCGTATAAAAAAATAAAATTAAAACTCACAAAAACCAATCATTTAGAAGTCAAGGCCACTTTAAATGGCGTAAAAGGGTTGTTTATTTTAGATACGGGAGCTTCAAGTAGTTGCATTGGTTTTGCAGACACCACATTCTTTAATTTAAAAGTAAAAGACTCGGAGATTAAAGCCGCAGGTGCTGGCGCAACTAATATGCTTACTCAAATATCTAACAGCAACACGCTTAAAATAGGGCGTTGGAAAACAAAGAAACTAAAGCTTGTTTTATTTGATTTAGTTCACGTCAACACCGCGCTAGTTGCTCACAATGCTGCACCTGTCCATGGCATTATTGGTGCCGATATTCTCAAAAAAGGAAAAGCAATTATAGACTACGATAAAAAATATCTCTATTTAAAACCCTTGAAATAG
- a CDS encoding TolC family protein, whose product MKHLHILLFFFAFSIGFSQEEKTSFTLQEAIDYALENNRTAQNAALDIEAAKKQKWETTATGLPQISASIDYQNFLKQQVQVIPAEFFGGNPGEFAEVTFGTKQSATAFATLNQKLFDGSYLVALQSAKVFLQISKNAKTKTDLEVRKAVINAYGNVLLTQESAQILERNISVLEKNLFETTKIYENGLGEEESVEQLKITLSGIESNLNNTNRLKTLAYQMLNIVLGMAIDKPLILTDDLEALTAQNMSLSLLEMDANPKSTIDYQIAENDTEAKSLMVKLEKSKALPKLNAFLNGGYSAFSDEFTFVSSDQNWFGSSLFGVNLSIPIFSSGMRSAATQRAQINLDKSTTDLIETEQKIKLQIATAKSDYQFAIEDYDNKRDNLALAERIEQKNQTKFFEGIASSFELRQAQTQLYQAQNELLQAMLDVITKKAALETVLNEMPQN is encoded by the coding sequence ATGAAACACCTTCATATACTATTATTCTTCTTTGCTTTTTCTATCGGATTTTCTCAAGAAGAAAAAACGAGCTTCACCTTACAGGAAGCTATTGATTACGCCTTAGAAAATAACCGTACCGCACAAAACGCCGCTTTAGATATTGAAGCCGCAAAAAAGCAAAAATGGGAAACTACGGCTACCGGATTACCGCAAATAAGCGCCAGTATTGACTACCAAAATTTCTTAAAACAACAGGTTCAAGTAATACCAGCAGAATTTTTTGGTGGAAATCCCGGAGAATTCGCAGAGGTCACTTTTGGTACCAAGCAAAGTGCTACCGCTTTTGCCACGCTAAACCAGAAACTATTTGACGGTTCTTATTTAGTAGCGCTACAGTCTGCCAAAGTGTTTCTACAAATCTCTAAAAACGCCAAAACAAAAACTGACCTTGAAGTTAGAAAAGCCGTGATTAATGCCTACGGCAATGTACTATTAACCCAAGAAAGCGCGCAGATTTTAGAACGTAATATTAGTGTGTTAGAAAAAAACCTTTTTGAAACTACAAAAATTTATGAAAATGGTTTAGGTGAAGAAGAAAGTGTAGAGCAATTAAAAATCACATTATCTGGTATAGAAAGCAATTTAAATAATACTAATAGATTAAAAACTTTAGCGTATCAGATGCTTAATATTGTGTTAGGTATGGCTATCGATAAGCCTTTAATTTTGACGGATGACTTAGAAGCATTAACGGCTCAAAACATGTCCTTAAGTCTTTTAGAAATGGATGCCAATCCTAAAAGCACTATTGACTACCAAATCGCTGAAAATGATACTGAAGCAAAATCATTAATGGTAAAGCTCGAAAAAAGTAAAGCATTACCAAAGTTGAATGCTTTTTTGAATGGAGGCTATTCTGCATTTAGTGATGAGTTTACCTTTGTAAGTAGTGATCAAAACTGGTTTGGTTCTTCCTTATTTGGGGTTAATTTGAGTATTCCAATATTTAGTTCAGGTATGAGGAGCGCAGCAACACAGCGTGCACAAATTAATCTTGACAAATCAACCACCGATTTGATTGAGACCGAGCAAAAAATCAAACTGCAAATTGCCACAGCCAAAAGCGATTACCAGTTTGCCATCGAAGACTATGATAATAAAAGAGACAACTTAGCATTGGCAGAACGCATAGAACAAAAGAACCAAACGAAATTTTTTGAAGGTATTGCTTCAAGTTTTGAGCTTAGACAAGCGCAAACGCAATTATACCAAGCTCAAAATGAACTGCTGCAGGCCATGCTTGACGTTATAACCAAAAAAGCAGCATTAGAAACCGTTTTAAATGAAATGCCACAAAATTAA
- the odhB gene encoding 2-oxoglutarate dehydrogenase complex dihydrolipoyllysine-residue succinyltransferase translates to MILEMKVPSPGESITEVEIAEWLVKDGDYVEKDQAIAEVDSDKATLELPAEASGTITLKAEEGDAVAVGQVVCLIDTEAKAPETSTYEGGDEGGNDDVEEKLAKDQKSVANTQKHDKAPNPAKDTYASGIASPAAKKILAEKGMASSAVTGTGKDGRITKDDAVNAVPSMGTPTGGSRGTSRSKMSMLRRKVAERLVEAKNTTAMLTTFNEVDMSPIFALRNEYKETFKSKHGVGLGFMSFFTLAVVRALKMYPAVNSMIDGKEMLSYDFVDVSIAVSGPKGLMVPVIRNAEHLSFRGVEAEVKRLAIRARDGQITVDEMTGGTFTISNGGVFGSMLSTPIINPPQSGILGMHNIVERPVAIDGHVEIRPIMYVALSYDHRIIDGKESVGFLVAVKEALENPTELLMDNDVKRALEL, encoded by the coding sequence ATGATTTTAGAAATGAAAGTGCCTTCACCAGGCGAGTCTATTACAGAAGTTGAAATTGCAGAATGGTTAGTAAAAGATGGAGATTATGTAGAAAAAGACCAGGCCATTGCAGAAGTTGATAGTGACAAAGCAACTTTAGAATTACCAGCAGAAGCGAGTGGTACTATCACACTTAAAGCTGAAGAAGGAGATGCTGTTGCGGTCGGGCAAGTGGTTTGCTTAATAGACACAGAAGCTAAAGCACCTGAAACATCTACTTATGAAGGGGGTGATGAAGGAGGAAATGATGATGTAGAAGAAAAATTAGCTAAAGATCAAAAATCGGTTGCTAATACTCAAAAGCATGATAAAGCACCAAATCCAGCAAAAGATACCTACGCATCTGGTATAGCAAGTCCTGCAGCCAAAAAGATTTTGGCTGAAAAAGGGATGGCGTCATCAGCTGTTACTGGTACAGGAAAAGATGGACGTATTACTAAAGACGATGCTGTAAATGCAGTGCCGTCTATGGGAACTCCAACGGGTGGAAGTCGTGGTACTTCAAGAAGTAAAATGTCTATGTTACGACGTAAAGTGGCAGAACGTTTGGTGGAAGCTAAAAATACTACCGCGATGTTAACGACGTTTAATGAAGTTGATATGTCACCTATTTTTGCTTTAAGAAATGAATACAAAGAAACATTTAAAAGTAAGCATGGTGTTGGATTAGGTTTTATGTCTTTCTTCACATTAGCGGTTGTTAGAGCATTAAAAATGTATCCGGCAGTTAATTCTATGATCGATGGTAAGGAAATGTTGTCTTACGATTTTGTTGATGTTAGTATTGCTGTATCTGGGCCAAAAGGTCTCATGGTACCTGTGATTAGAAATGCCGAACACCTCTCTTTCAGAGGGGTAGAAGCGGAGGTGAAACGTTTAGCTATACGTGCGCGTGATGGTCAAATAACAGTGGATGAAATGACTGGAGGAACATTTACCATCTCTAATGGAGGTGTCTTTGGTTCGATGTTGTCTACACCAATTATCAATCCGCCTCAAAGTGGTATTTTAGGAATGCATAATATTGTAGAACGTCCTGTTGCGATTGACGGCCACGTAGAAATTAGACCTATAATGTATGTTGCATTATCTTACGATCACAGAATAATCGATGGTAAAGAAAGTGTTGGTTTCTTGGTTGCTGTTAAAGAGGCCTTAGAAAACCCAACTGAATTGTTAATGGATAATGATGTAAAAAGAGCTTTAGAGCTTTAA
- a CDS encoding TetR/AcrR family transcriptional regulator, producing the protein MKEQIINKASELFLNLGFKSVTMDDIANEIGMSKKTIYVHFANKTKLVEAVAFHLFDVICNGIDGICDASPNPIEELYEIKMYVMHHLKNEKTSPQFQLKKYYPEIHEILKFKQFEKMHDSVHESLAKGVETGVFRHNIDIDFISRMYFTGMTGIKDSMFFPPETYTMDYLMESYLEYHLRAIVTEKGFNILNNFITKTHQ; encoded by the coding sequence ATAAAAGAACAAATTATAAATAAGGCAAGTGAACTCTTTTTAAATCTAGGATTTAAGAGTGTAACCATGGATGATATTGCCAATGAAATAGGCATGAGCAAAAAGACTATTTATGTTCATTTTGCGAATAAAACGAAGTTAGTTGAAGCTGTCGCTTTCCACCTTTTTGATGTCATCTGCAATGGTATTGATGGTATTTGCGACGCCTCGCCTAATCCAATTGAAGAATTGTATGAGATTAAGATGTATGTGATGCATCATTTAAAAAATGAAAAAACATCTCCTCAATTTCAGCTAAAAAAATACTATCCCGAAATTCATGAAATATTAAAATTCAAACAATTTGAAAAGATGCACGACTCTGTCCATGAGAGTCTTGCAAAAGGCGTAGAAACAGGTGTATTTCGCCACAATATAGACATAGATTTTATATCAAGAATGTATTTTACTGGGATGACCGGTATTAAAGACAGTATGTTTTTTCCTCCTGAAACCTATACTATGGACTATTTAATGGAAAGCTATTTAGAATACCATTTGCGCGCCATAGTTACTGAAAAAGGATTCAATATATTAAATAATTTTATTACAAAAACCCACCAATAA
- a CDS encoding response regulator transcription factor — translation MKTSIVIADDHPLMLRGLSDFIESKGYTILGRAEDGQAAYNLIIKHKPDIAILDIRMPYLTGLDVAEHCQKNDLETKIILITFDNEEQLFDKAKAFNVYGYILKEFAIEEIEHCIEHVTRGEPYFSEEIASYLNSKIKYTNSGLTELLTKTEMKVAQFLADSKTNTEIADILNSSIRTIEKHRSNIVKKLKLEKSHNALVLWANMNKEFLKNT, via the coding sequence ATGAAAACCAGCATCGTAATCGCAGATGATCATCCATTAATGTTAAGAGGTCTTAGTGATTTTATAGAATCTAAGGGCTATACGATTCTTGGTCGAGCAGAAGATGGTCAAGCCGCATACAATCTTATTATAAAGCATAAACCAGACATTGCTATTCTAGACATTAGAATGCCCTATCTCACTGGGCTTGATGTCGCTGAGCATTGCCAAAAGAACGATTTAGAGACTAAAATTATTTTAATCACCTTCGATAATGAAGAGCAACTTTTTGACAAAGCGAAAGCGTTTAATGTTTATGGCTATATTTTAAAAGAATTCGCTATTGAAGAAATTGAGCACTGTATTGAGCATGTAACACGTGGTGAGCCTTATTTTAGTGAAGAAATTGCTTCTTACTTAAATTCTAAAATTAAATATACCAATTCTGGCTTAACTGAATTATTAACTAAAACGGAAATGAAGGTGGCGCAGTTTTTGGCTGACAGTAAGACGAATACAGAAATTGCAGACATTTTAAACAGCTCGATTAGAACCATAGAGAAACACAGAAGTAATATTGTAAAGAAGCTAAAATTAGAAAAATCTCATAATGCCCTAGTACTCTGGGCGAACATGAATAAAGAGTTTTTAAAAAATACGTAA
- a CDS encoding 2-oxoglutarate dehydrogenase E1 component: MDKYSFLNAAHTAYFADLYEQYQINPDSIEPSWRAFFQGYDFGSESYGENGEVVVENTSTQIPGQVQKEFQVVKLIDGYRNRGHLFTQTNPVRDRRKYAPTLAIENFGLTEQDLGTTFNAGEIIGIGKQTLKEIVTHLESIYCKSIGVEYMYIRKPEEIQWIQDKLNINDNQPNFSSEQKKHILKKLNEAVSFESFLHTKYVGQKRFSLEGGEALIPALDAMIEKAAEYGVQEFVMGMAHRGRLSTLTNIFGKSAKDIFSEFDGKDYEEEVFDGDVKYHLGWTSKRKTASGKAIKLSIAPNPSHLETVGAVVEGIVRAKQDKEYSDNFSKVLPIIVHGDAAIAGQGIVYELVQMAQLDGYKTNGTIHIVVNNQVGFTTNYLDARSSTYCTDVGKVTLSPVLHVNADDAEAVVHATLFALDFRMQFKRDVFIDMLGYRKYGHNEGDEPRFTQPKLYKAIAKHANPRDLYAQKLLADGVIGKDHVKELEKQYKDSLEEKLEDSRKEDKTVITAFMESAWKDFTRVDEFEMMKDVDTKTSKKKLTEITKVISNLPKGKKFIRKIERLINDRQTMFDENRLDWSMAEHLAYGTLLDEGYDVRISGQDVERGTFSHRHAVVKVEDSEEEILLLNHLSDNQGDFYIYNSLLSEYGVVGFDYGYAMASPKTLVIWEAQFGDFSNGAQIMLDQYISAGEDKWKTQNGLVMLLPHGYEGQGAEHSSARMERYLQLCAKDNMYVTDCTTPANMFHLLRRQMKSNFRKPLIVFTPKSLLRHPKCVSTVEDFANGSFKTLIDDDQVTTSKVKTLVFLTGKFYYDLDEKREELKRDDVALVRIEQLFPLPAEEIRKVIKKYKKAEDIVWAQEEPRNMGAYSHMLMHLDEAKTFRAVSRRPYGAPAAGSSTRSKKRHQEVIDYVFDKTKNNQR; encoded by the coding sequence ATGGATAAATATTCCTTTTTAAACGCAGCACATACAGCATACTTTGCTGATTTATACGAACAATACCAGATAAACCCGGATTCTATAGAACCAAGTTGGAGAGCCTTTTTTCAAGGTTACGATTTTGGAAGCGAATCTTATGGAGAGAATGGAGAAGTAGTAGTAGAAAATACTTCTACTCAAATTCCAGGTCAAGTACAGAAAGAGTTTCAGGTGGTAAAACTAATAGATGGCTATAGAAATCGTGGGCACTTATTTACGCAAACGAATCCTGTTCGTGACCGTCGTAAATACGCACCAACCCTAGCGATTGAAAACTTCGGTTTAACGGAGCAAGATTTAGGGACCACCTTTAATGCTGGTGAAATTATAGGTATTGGTAAGCAAACGCTTAAAGAAATAGTTACTCATTTAGAAAGTATTTATTGTAAATCTATTGGGGTTGAGTACATGTATATTCGTAAACCTGAAGAAATACAATGGATTCAAGATAAACTGAATATCAACGATAATCAGCCGAATTTTTCTTCAGAACAGAAAAAACACATTCTTAAAAAACTAAATGAAGCCGTTTCTTTTGAGAGTTTTCTACACACAAAGTATGTGGGTCAGAAACGTTTTTCTCTTGAAGGCGGTGAGGCATTAATTCCTGCTTTAGATGCGATGATTGAAAAAGCAGCAGAATACGGTGTGCAGGAATTTGTGATGGGAATGGCACACAGAGGTCGTTTGAGTACGTTAACTAATATCTTCGGAAAATCTGCGAAGGATATTTTTAGTGAATTTGACGGTAAAGATTATGAAGAAGAGGTTTTTGATGGAGATGTAAAGTACCACCTAGGGTGGACTAGCAAACGTAAAACAGCCTCTGGAAAAGCAATTAAATTAAGTATAGCGCCTAACCCTTCACACTTAGAAACTGTTGGGGCCGTTGTAGAAGGTATTGTAAGAGCTAAACAGGATAAAGAGTATAGTGATAATTTTAGTAAAGTATTGCCAATTATAGTTCACGGTGATGCAGCTATTGCAGGTCAAGGCATCGTTTATGAACTGGTGCAAATGGCTCAGCTTGATGGTTATAAAACCAACGGTACAATTCACATTGTGGTAAATAACCAAGTTGGTTTTACTACAAACTACCTAGATGCGCGATCAAGTACCTATTGTACAGATGTGGGTAAAGTTACCTTATCACCAGTACTGCATGTTAATGCAGATGATGCTGAAGCAGTTGTACATGCTACGTTATTTGCGTTAGATTTTAGAATGCAATTTAAACGTGATGTTTTCATTGATATGTTAGGCTATAGAAAATATGGTCATAACGAAGGCGATGAACCACGTTTTACGCAGCCTAAACTCTATAAGGCGATTGCTAAACATGCAAACCCTAGAGATTTATACGCTCAAAAGTTATTGGCTGACGGTGTTATTGGTAAGGATCACGTTAAGGAATTAGAAAAACAGTACAAAGATAGTCTAGAGGAAAAATTAGAAGATTCAAGAAAAGAAGATAAAACGGTCATCACAGCATTTATGGAATCTGCGTGGAAAGATTTTACACGTGTAGATGAATTTGAGATGATGAAAGATGTTGATACCAAAACATCCAAAAAGAAATTAACCGAAATTACCAAAGTAATTTCAAACCTTCCTAAAGGCAAGAAATTCATCCGAAAAATTGAACGTTTAATCAATGACCGCCAAACGATGTTTGATGAAAATCGATTAGACTGGTCAATGGCTGAGCATTTAGCTTATGGAACTTTATTAGATGAAGGTTATGATGTGCGTATTTCTGGTCAAGATGTAGAGCGTGGCACATTTTCACATAGGCATGCCGTGGTTAAAGTAGAAGACAGTGAAGAAGAAATCTTGCTTTTAAATCATTTGAGTGATAACCAAGGAGACTTTTACATTTATAATTCTTTACTTTCAGAATATGGTGTAGTTGGTTTCGATTATGGTTACGCCATGGCGAGCCCAAAAACATTAGTTATTTGGGAAGCACAATTTGGAGATTTTAGTAATGGTGCACAAATTATGTTGGATCAATACATCTCTGCTGGAGAAGATAAATGGAAAACCCAAAACGGGTTAGTTATGTTGTTGCCTCATGGTTATGAAGGCCAAGGAGCAGAGCATTCTTCAGCAAGAATGGAACGTTATTTACAGTTATGTGCAAAAGATAACATGTATGTTACAGATTGTACCACGCCAGCCAATATGTTCCATTTGTTAAGACGACAAATGAAATCTAATTTTAGAAAGCCTTTAATTGTATTTACTCCAAAGAGTTTATTACGCCACCCAAAATGCGTCTCTACTGTTGAAGACTTTGCAAACGGAAGTTTTAAAACGCTTATTGACGACGATCAAGTGACCACAAGTAAAGTGAAAACCTTAGTGTTTCTGACTGGGAAGTTTTATTATGATTTAGATGAGAAACGTGAGGAATTAAAACGGGACGATGTGGCTTTAGTAAGAATAGAACAATTGTTCCCATTACCTGCCGAAGAAATACGTAAGGTCATAAAAAAATATAAAAAAGCAGAAGATATCGTTTGGGCTCAGGAAGAACCTAGAAACATGGGGGCTTACAGTCATATGTTAATGCATTTAGACGAAGCCAAAACCTTTAGAGCAGTTTCAAGACGCCCTTACGGCGCACCAGCTGCAGGGAGCTCAACGCGATCTAAAAAACGACATCAAGAAGTTATAGATTACGTGTTTGATAAAACTAAAAACAATCAACGATAA
- a CDS encoding efflux RND transporter periplasmic adaptor subunit: MKNIYAILFLTLLLTACGGGNSNKTIDISSSTDVNAIKSERDKLIAQQQEISVKLKTIDMKIDALTPEKKLPLITTFTAKSEKFEHFLELQGNVATKQNLVITPEMSGILKSVIVKEGQRVSKGQLLARIDDGGMSQQIAQFQIQADLAKTTFERQKRLWDQKIGSEIQYLQAKSAYEGQVEAVKQLKSQLAKTAVRAPFSGVIDDIITEQGSVVAAGQTPLMRVVNLNDMYISVDVPERYVSDVTKNKAVEVNFPVLGETLNSKVRQTGNFINPANRTFNIEIAVPNKKGTIKPNLTAKLKINDYTNEKALLVPQNIISENAEGEQYIYVLKEKDGDTAIAEKVIIETGKTQGDVIEVLKGIEDNAEIIKEGARSVKDGQKVQIINQNTEA; encoded by the coding sequence ATGAAAAACATATATGCCATATTATTTCTTACCCTGTTATTAACGGCTTGCGGTGGAGGTAATTCAAATAAAACGATCGATATTTCATCAAGCACAGATGTTAACGCTATAAAATCGGAGCGTGACAAACTCATTGCTCAACAACAGGAAATAAGTGTCAAGTTAAAAACAATCGATATGAAAATCGATGCGTTAACGCCTGAAAAAAAATTACCCTTAATTACGACCTTCACTGCAAAATCAGAAAAATTCGAACATTTTTTAGAACTTCAAGGTAATGTAGCTACAAAACAGAATTTGGTCATTACGCCAGAAATGAGCGGTATTTTAAAAAGTGTTATTGTTAAAGAAGGACAACGTGTTTCAAAAGGCCAACTATTAGCACGCATTGACGATGGTGGCATGAGCCAGCAAATCGCACAATTTCAAATTCAAGCCGATTTAGCAAAAACAACTTTTGAGCGTCAAAAACGTCTTTGGGATCAGAAAATTGGTAGTGAAATTCAATACTTACAAGCCAAATCGGCTTATGAGGGTCAGGTAGAAGCCGTAAAACAATTAAAAAGCCAGTTAGCAAAAACAGCTGTTCGCGCACCATTTTCTGGTGTTATTGATGACATTATTACGGAACAAGGTAGTGTCGTGGCTGCTGGACAGACACCTTTAATGCGCGTTGTTAATTTAAACGACATGTATATTTCTGTAGATGTGCCAGAGCGTTACGTTTCAGACGTTACAAAGAATAAAGCTGTTGAAGTTAATTTTCCTGTTTTAGGCGAAACATTAAATTCAAAAGTCCGCCAAACCGGAAATTTTATAAATCCCGCGAATCGGACGTTTAATATTGAAATTGCAGTACCAAATAAAAAAGGAACGATTAAACCCAACTTAACCGCTAAGCTAAAGATTAACGATTATACTAACGAAAAGGCATTACTAGTCCCACAAAACATCATTTCTGAAAACGCTGAAGGGGAACAATACATCTATGTGTTAAAAGAGAAAGATGGTGATACAGCGATTGCGGAAAAAGTGATTATCGAAACCGGAAAAACACAAGGGGATGTTATTGAAGTCTTAAAAGGTATTGAAGACAATGCCGAAATTATTAAAGAAGGCGCAAGAAGTGTAAAGGATGGTCAGAAAGTTCAAATTATTAATCAAAATACTGAGGCATAA
- a CDS encoding polyprenyl synthetase family protein, producing MQTTTTYQKEFITYLEAFSKEREPKNLYEPINYILKLGGKRLRPVLTLMSAEIFNCDYKKALDAALSIEVFHNFSLIHDDIMDDAPIRRGKPTVHEKWDLNTGILSGDAMLIMAYRLFENYDPETFQALAKLFSKTALEVCEGQQYDVDFEIRDDVTIPEYLKMIEYKTAVLVGAAMKMGAIIAKASEKDQNSIYEFGRLLGIAFQLQDDYLDAFGDPETFGKQVGGDIIENKKTYLYLKANAFLSASESIQLQQLYSVNLDDNEEKINTVKAFFISSGSAETTKKEIANYTSKAFSVLNALSISDEKKTLLQQFGNTLMTRKV from the coding sequence ATGCAGACAACTACGACCTACCAAAAGGAATTTATAACCTATTTAGAGGCTTTTTCTAAAGAAAGAGAGCCTAAAAACCTATACGAACCTATAAACTATATCCTTAAATTAGGAGGTAAGCGTTTGCGGCCAGTGCTCACGTTAATGTCTGCTGAAATATTTAATTGTGATTATAAAAAGGCTTTAGATGCGGCTTTGAGTATTGAGGTGTTTCATAACTTTTCGTTGATTCATGATGATATTATGGATGATGCGCCAATACGACGTGGGAAGCCAACGGTTCATGAAAAGTGGGACTTGAATACGGGTATTTTATCTGGTGATGCCATGCTTATTATGGCGTATCGGTTATTTGAAAATTATGACCCAGAAACGTTTCAGGCTTTAGCAAAATTATTTAGTAAAACAGCCTTGGAGGTTTGCGAAGGCCAGCAATACGACGTGGATTTTGAAATACGTGATGATGTTACCATTCCTGAATATTTAAAAATGATTGAATATAAAACAGCGGTGTTAGTTGGAGCGGCAATGAAAATGGGGGCTATAATCGCTAAGGCCTCAGAAAAAGATCAAAATAGTATTTACGAATTTGGAAGGTTATTAGGAATTGCTTTTCAGCTACAAGATGATTATTTAGATGCTTTTGGTGATCCAGAAACTTTTGGGAAACAAGTTGGTGGTGATATTATTGAAAATAAAAAGACGTATTTGTATTTGAAAGCAAATGCGTTTTTAAGTGCTTCAGAAAGCATACAATTACAACAATTATATAGCGTAAACTTAGATGATAACGAAGAGAAGATTAATACGGTAAAAGCGTTTTTTATCTCAAGTGGTTCAGCCGAAACCACAAAAAAAGAAATTGCAAACTACACCAGTAAAGCCTTTTCCGTTTTGAATGCCTTGAGTATTTCTGATGAAAAGAAAACACTTTTACAACAATTTGGTAACACATTAATGACGCGTAAGGTCTAA